One window from the genome of Vicugna pacos chromosome 21, VicPac4, whole genome shotgun sequence encodes:
- the H4C14 gene encoding histone H4, which yields MSGRGKGGKGLGKGGAKRHRKVLRDNIQGITKPAIRRLARRGGVKRISGLIYEETRGVLKVFLENVIRDAVTYTEHAKRKTVTAMDVVYALKRQGRTLYGFGG from the coding sequence ATGTCTGGGAGGGGAAAGGGCGGGAAAGGCTTAGGCAAGGGTGGCGCCAAGCGCCACCGCAAAGTCTTGCGAGACAATATCCAGGGCATCACCAAGCCCGCCATCCGGCGGCTTGCTCGGCGTGGCGGGGTCAAGCGGATCTCCGGCCTTATCTACGAGGAGACCCGGGGTGTGCTGAAGGtgttcctggagaacgtcattcggGACGCCGTCACCTACACTGAGCATGCCAAGCGCAAGACGGTCACTGCCATGGACGTGGTGTACGCCCTCAAGCGGCAGGGACGCACCCTGTATGGCTTCGGAGGCTAA